The sequence below is a genomic window from Verrucomicrobiia bacterium.
AGCATCTTCAGAATTTTAACGCGGTGGTGACCGAACTCTACCGCATCACGCGGCCAGGGGGCGAAATCGAGGTGCGCGTGCCGTTTTTCCTGAGCACCAAGTACTACAGCGAACCCGACCACCGCATCCCGTTCGGCATCCGGTCGTTTGATAATTACGAGGACCTCTCCCAACGCCGGTTGAAGTTTTATGAAAGATGGAAATTGCGGCACCGGACCGACTACGGCAGCCCCGCGCGTTTCCACATCCTGGAAAAACGATTCAATTTCAGCAATTTCGCCATCCTCAAATGGATGAACTGGTGGATTAACCTCGAGCCTGTCATCTTCGAACGCTTCTGGGCCGGCATCTTCCCGCCGGAGGAGGTCATTTTCCGATTGCGCGTGGTCAAGAAACAGGACGCACCGCCAGGCGCAACAGGTTAGGCGGCCGGGAGAGGGCAGTCCAAATTCTCAATGATCCATGTTCAATGAATGGGCCCCCGAGCGCGCCGACCCTACCTCTACGCTTGACTGATCCCATCGAATGAGGGGGCAAAGCCAGCAGGGCCCCGTTTAGGAGATATCCACTTCCCCCCGCAGGTCTTCATGGTTGTTTGAGGCGGAAAAACTTTGTTCCAGTGCCGATGGGGAAGACAAACACGCTCTCATTGTTGCTGAAAACGGAGGTTGCCGTCACATTGCTCCACACCCCGGCGGGAGGGAGTGCGCCATCGGCCTCTTGCAAGATAAAATTTGTGGCCCACGCCGGCGAAGCCAGCACCAGGTTCGTGGAGGAAAGGGAGAGCAGCAATGAGGGAAGCGTACCATTGGCATAGGAAACCGGCAATGCGTTGGCCCCGGCATCTGAAATCTCCCTCGGCACGGGGACATCCATAAAGGCAGGCGAAAAGCTTCCAGAAGCTGAGGGGGACCCCAC
It includes:
- a CDS encoding methyltransferase domain-containing protein yields the protein MTTNEPTINPAGPPNEGRRLNVGCGTDIRPGWTNLDVVDYGGNQITDLNKYPWPFPDNHFDFILCSHILEHLQNFNAVVTELYRITRPGGEIEVRVPFFLSTKYYSEPDHRIPFGIRSFDNYEDLSQRRLKFYERWKLRHRTDYGSPARFHILEKRFNFSNFAILKWMNWWINLEPVIFERFWAGIFPPEEVIFRLRVVKKQDAPPGATG